A window from Peromyscus eremicus chromosome 1, PerEre_H2_v1, whole genome shotgun sequence encodes these proteins:
- the LOC131902256 gene encoding secretoglobin family 1D member 4-like, with product MRLVLCFALVILALCCYEANAKICEAVMRESTIFITKSEKELEEELKKYDAPPEAVQAKLEAKKCVDEHLNFFHKIGVAAILVFPKSSSMEHWFVNISAPGAA from the exons ATGAGGCTGGTCCTGTGTTTTGCACTGGTCATCCTGGCTCTTTGTTGCTATGAAG CTAATGCTAAAATCTGTGAAGCTGTTATGCGTGAAAGCACGATCTTCATAACGAAGAGCGAgaaagagctggaggaggaactTAAGAAATATGATGCACCTCCAGAGGCTGTGCAAGCTAAACTGGAAGCGAAGAAATGTGTAGACGAGCACTTGAATTTTTTTCACAAAATAGGAGTAGCAGCCATATTG GTCTTTCCAAAGTCCTCTTCCATGGAGCACTGGTTTGTCAACATTTCTGCTCCTGGAGCTGCCTGA